In Clostridium omnivorum, the DNA window AAATAATCCGCCTTTTAAAAAATCATAACTATCCACTAAGGTATCATTTTCAAAACTCTTTTTCATAATGAGTTCAATATCTTTTAATTCTAGCTCTTGATAAATTCTTGATTTACTCAATTTATGTACATCTCTCCTTCTTATAATCCTTTCACCCATCCTACACTAAAAAATATATTTACTATTAAAAATTAACCAATAATTTAGCTCTAATTATTATTCTAATTAACTTTAGTTTATAATTGTATTGTAATTTTCATATATTCTATGAATTAATTACAGTAACTAATTTATTTTCTGAGTAAACCTTATCATTAAGCAACTGGCCATTATAGATGTACATTAAAATTGCTGATACTTTATATGTCAGCAACATCGAACTGGTTGTGATTATTTCATTAAAACTTTTCGACACAGATTAAGATATATTATTTCTTCTTCCTAAACTTCTTCGTCACAAATTTCCCTACTTTATATATACTTGCAAAAGTATCAACAATGGAAGGGACATTAATTTCAACATTCCAATTACCATTATTTTGCTGAGAAATAGGTCTTATTAGTTCTTTAGGTTGTTCTTTCTGTACTGTTGCCGCTACTTCATTATTTATAATTTCTTTCTTATTCTTGATTTCTATTTCTTTTTCAATATCCTCCAATACCTGCAATTTTATATTATTTATTATTGATAACTTCTTTTCTATTTTCGTATACCTATCACCAGTAAGTTTCATTAAATATAAGATAATTAACAAAAAACTTAATAACTTAATTAATATTATCACTTGCCCAGATAGATAACTAGATATATTTTGAATCTTTGTATCATTAAATACTCCTATTTTATCAATAAATAATACACATAATGCTGAAAGCATTCCTATGAATAAACTTGTAACATTCTTTGAATAATTAGTGCTATATTTACCAATTGAAGCTTCAAGTCTAATTCTTTCAGCTTGAATAGATATTTCTTTTCTATCTAGTTTATCTTTATAAAATTTTCTAATTTCATCAATGAGTTTAACAATATTATCATGGTCATATTTTTCAGTTGTATTTAACTTTGTTTCACTAAATAAACTTAAGCACTCTTTATATAAATTTTCATCGTTATTATTCTTTTTCTTAACCCAAAGCATAAAAAATCACCTCAATATAACCATATTCTACATATTAAGGTAAATTCCTTTAAATAATATTGATACTTAAAATGGATATTGCAATTAAAGTATCAGTTTGTCCAACTGGTAATGTTAAAGATGATTTATTTAAGAAAATTCCTGTTGTTAAAATCGCAGATGGGTCATGTGGAATCAATATCTATATTGTCTATAGAGAAATCTGAAATATCATTACAAGATATAGTTACTGTATGTACCACATATAATAAACCAATTTTCTCATAAACCAAACATTTAAATCCTCCATTAAGATTCTAGGTGTAGTTTTCAGATACACCATCTATGGTTACATTTTTTACACCTTTATAACCACCATAAGTGATTATCCTTAATTTTGATCCTTTAAAAGAAAACTTACAAGATGAATTACTTGTATTGGCTATCCAATGGCAATGGCCATATGAATATGAAGAATCATAACAAATGGGAAGATTTGTATAAATCAATCTTGAATCATTATCATCATATCTTTGTCACCCTTTTTCTGGATGTAATAATTGATTTCCAACTTTTACACCGTTTTCAGCTGTATTATTCAAATTAGCTGTTTCTATTTCTGGAGCTGTTTCTGCCTTTACATTTTAACTCCATGAACACCAACGAAAATTTCTGTAACTAAATTCATGCAACTAAATACTGCCACAATCTTTTTCCAATTCATTTTTATTCTTTTTATACTCATTTGTTAATCACCCTTAAGACATTATACTCTTTCCATCAAAAGATCAACATTTTCGTCATAATATTTCAACGCATTTCGTAACAAAAAGTTCAGCTCATCACGACATATCTTACTAACATTTAAATTTTTACCTATTATTAAATTAAATGTTATAACCCTTCTTGAATCTTATCTAAAATAAAACGGATATCCCTTCAGATACCCTTGCAAATACAGAATAATATTAAATAAAAGCCTAGGTATTTAAACCTAGGCTAGTTTTCTAACAACACGACGTTCTTCTTCTATTATTGTTACATAAAAGTATAGCTATAATTATAATCCAAACAAACCATCCTCCACCAAAACCGCATCCAAACCCTAAAGAATTATTGTTGCAACAACATCTTGATCTTGATGAAGAACAACAGCAACTTCTTCTTTTACTCATGTATAACATCTCCAATCAATATATTTTTGAAGATATGTCCTCAATACAATATATGTTATACTGTAAAAAGTGTACTACCCCTTTACATAATAATAAACCAATTTGTTCTTCTATTTTTACTTCCCTTGATTGTTATTTTTTCATTTGAAGGTGTTATAATTTCTAATGCATTAAAAGAATTAAAATCCTGTTTTAAATCATCATTGTAAATATTTAAATCCATTTAAAAAAATGCTTTACATAACTTCCTGTTTTTTTATTAGAAGTCATGTAAAGCAATTAAGTATTTTAGAAGATATTTTGTGTTTAAACCGTTGATTTACCTAGGTTTCTTCTTATTTAATCCACATAATATTTTTTAACATAAGGCGAAGTCATAGCTCTAAGTAAGCATCCATAGTCCATATTAAAATCTACTATATCGCCAACTTTATAAAGATTACAGCTGTTAGTAATATCTAGCAGCAAATGATCGCTGCTAGCTCCAAGTATATTTACTTGCTTATCTAGTGGTGTTAATCCCTCAGATACAATGTCCTGCCTACCTAAAGCTACAATAGCTCTTTTAATTATACCTCTATCCTCAAAGTGAGGCGTTTGACCAAATGCATCCATACCAATGGTTCCAATAGGTACAGATGGTTTTTCCTTAATTTCAATTATTTCGCCCTTTAAGGTAAAACTATCCTTATAGCATCCAGGTACATCCTTTCCAAAAGAAGTTTCCCTGCCAAGAACTATTGCTTCACCAATTCTAAGCTGATTAATGCCATCAGGTATAGTTCCATTCATTACAGCATAAAGACTGCTGGAATTTCCTCCTGATACAATTGGAATTTCATACCCTATTTTATCTTTTATTTCTTTTTTTATCATAACAAGTTTTCCAAGATTATTCCCATCAGGTATAACCCCACCATAGCAAGTAAGATTTGTTCCTATACCTGCTAATTTAATATTTTCAAGAGATATTATTTCCTTAACTAAATCAATTACATCTCTCTCTAATACACCTTCTCTTAAATCCCCCATATCTATCATTAATATAACATTATGAATTTTGCTCGCTCTCTTTGCAGCTTTGGACAATCTTTTTATTGTCTCAATCTCAGAATTAAGGCTTATATCAGAGTATTTTACTACCTCTGCTGCATGGCTTTCCATTGGAATTCTAAGCAGCAGTTTTCTGCATTTAAATTCCTCAAGTCTTTTGAGATTTTCAATTCTTGAATCTCCTACAATTTCAAGCCCACCATTTAACATAGCCTTTACTACAGGCTTTTTTGCACAAAACACTTTGGTTACACCTACCACATGTATACCTTTTGTACTGCATAGCTTTACAATTTCTCTAGTATTATGAGTAATTTTTCCTAAATTTACTTCAACACATGGATATTCTCTTTTCATTTCAAAGCTCCCCTTTATTTAAATCCCCTAATAGAATATACTAAATTCCTAAACTCTGTTTTAAAAGCATAACTGCCGCTTCCTTATCCTCTTTGCTTAACACACCAGCGCTAGCCATTATATACATGTTGTCCAAAAGAATTCGAGCCTTTCCCCTAGGCAGCATAGTTAAATCTTCTTTAGTATAGCGAATACTTCCCAATATATCTCTGCCCTCTGGCAGCCTTGTCAGTGCACCTCCAGTGCCTACTATATATTTTACTTTGGATAAATCCTTACCATAGGCTATAACCTTCTTTGAATCTCCGTATATTCTCTTTAAATAACCTACATGTCTATTTACAGCCACCTCAACAGCCTTTTTAGTAAGTATAAGACTGCAATTTATTTCTTCCTCGGTTTCTGGTATGGCCCTTATATTACTTTTTATATATTCTTTATCTAAACCTTTTAAATCCCTTGTATCTAAAAGATTTATGATATTTTCGCTGTTAACATAAACCCCTAAATCACCCTCTACAGTTCTCTTAGCTTTAGGTTCAGGGCTTACAAGTATGTCTAAAACCTCTGAACTTCCTTCGGTTACTGAATGAACATCTGTAGTAGCTCCACCAACGTCGAGAACTACCACATCTCCAATAAGTTCATATAGCAACTTTGTACTTTCCATTACTGCTCCAGGTGTGGGCATTATAGTTCCATTTACCATTTCCTTTATTTTGTTCATCCCAGGTGCTTTAATAATATTGTTTTCAAAAGCCTGCTGAATAACATATCTGGCAGGTTCTACATTCAGTTCATCAATTCTCGGATATACATTATCAACTATATAAAGTTCTTGACCTCGAAATATTTCCTCCATATCATCTATATTGGCTTTATTACCACAGTATACAAAAGGCTTATTAAGGTTTTCTTTACTTAAAACTTCGGCATTATATAGTGCTGTATCCCTTTCGCCAAAGTCAGTGCCTCCAGCAATCATTATTAGATTGGGATTTATTTCTCTTATTTTTTTAATGTCGCTTCTTCTTAGTTTTCCAGCTGTAACTAGCTTAATATTTCCGCCTGCTCCTAATGCTGCTTCCCTTGCTGCCTTCACTGTCATATCTTCCACCAGTCCATGGACGGTTATCTTAAGCCCTCCTGCTGCACTGCTTGTGGAAAGCATTTTTTTATAAGTTAGCTTCTCTCCAATTTGATTTTCTATATCCTCAATGCTTTTTCTAAGTCCAATTGTTACATCACCATCCATAACTGTAGTATAACTCTTTCCTTGAGCAACAATTTTAACTTCATTTGATTTTATGATAAAAGCTGTGGCAACAGTGGTTGTACTTCCTACCTCAGTAATAATATAATCTACTTGCATATCCTCACCTTCCTCTACCCTTTATATAAAGAGCTTCTATAAGTGATTATAGAAGCTCTGCACTGTTAATTATTGAATAGCTAGCATTTTATTTCTCTCTTCTTTTTAATTCCTCTACGATAAAGGTAGCAACATGATTACCATGGCTTCCCCTTCCAAATCCTGCATCCATTCCATTAGCTGTAGCTATTTCATTTGTTACCTGAGTTCCACCACAAATTAGTATTAACTTATCCCTAACTCCTTTTTCTACACATACATCATTAAGTTTCTTCATATTCTTAATATGAATATCATTATGAGTTATTATCGTACTTGCTAATACTACTTGGGCTTTAGTTTCTATAGCTGCATCTACAAGCTTTTCAACTGGACAGGAAGTTCCAAGATATTCGCACTCTATTCCATACTTTTCAATTCCACCGTGCTTAATATCAATTGTTTCTCTAAGACCAACAGAATGCTCATCTTCTCCTACTGTTGCTGCTACTACCTTTACTGGATGATTCTTTATAAATTCTCTTATTGTATCATCATCCATTACATGTTTAGGTTCAGGAATTTTTAGCGTAGCCTTATCAATTGCAAAATTAACCCTTCCTTTAATCTCTACTAAAGTTCCCTCAGCTTCCTGCATAACCTGTTTATGAATTACTTCTACGTCTCTAAGATTCATGTTTTTACCTATTTCTATTGCAGCAGCTTCACTTACAAGTTCTCCTTCTGGAATGAATAATGTAACAGATACATATCCATCCTTTTTCCATTCAACTTCTGGAACTATGGTGCCATCCTCTTTTACACTTTCAAGTCTATTATATACATTATCGTTTTCATCAAGTTCATCAATATATTTTATCTTTTCGTGTTTACATAAGGTGCAGCCATCGATAGCATCACAAGCATTTTCATACTTGCTAGGCACGTTATTATAGCCAAAATGAGCGCATACTGGGGCAAAATAGTCTTCTTCTCTTTCATAAACACTGTCAGCAGCTATTCCACCTTCAATCTTTCTAGCTATACCATCACCATTTCTCTCTGGGTATTCTCCAGAATCAACGAAGAATCCATCATTTACAGCTTTAAAGTATCCACCATGTTCAATTATTTCCTCTAAGAATAAAACAGCTCTTTCTTTTAATTCTCTTGACTTTTCAGGAAGATACCCTTCTTTTTTAAGCTCTATCATATCCATTAATCCATCCATGCCTATTAATGCTTGCTTAGCAGTATTAATGGCATGCATGTTGTTATAATGCCATGGAACGTTTCTGCCTTCATCAGGAGTTATTGTACTTTGAATATCTGCTGAAGTAAGCTTGGAAATCATTAGATTAAGGGTATGACCTACTGTTGCTTCTCTAGTACAAGACTCAATGTATTTAGTATTCATTTGAGCTCTCATTCTATAACCCTTAAATATCTCTCTTAAAGCTACTGCATAAGGAAGATCTATTCTCATACAAGGTGCTGGAGCTGAAGTTGGAGGAACTGTCGAAAGAGCTATATTCTCTTTCTTCATTCCAACTATTTCAGAAAACTTACTATTTATTGCATGCTGAACCATAAGCTCAGGCATAACCTTATACCCCTTCATTGCTGTAGCATTTGCATTGTGTGCACCATCGATTTGAAGCATGTCTGCCCATGCCATTATATTTTTAGCCACAGCCGCATCTACAAAGGAACGTACCATATTTATGTTTCTATAAAGTACATTATATTGAGGGTCTTGGTGTGCTCCATTAACTCCCTCCTCTGCAAACATAACTGCT includes these proteins:
- the oraE gene encoding D-ornithine 4,5-aminomutase subunit OraE: MLEQNKKLDIEEILNDLEHYAPKRRGWHWREDYNEKVGEFEYQEITKPLKKSQPLPAARSFNKIDPQPKPVITTEIASGRFEDDIRRMRMAAWHGADHIMVIRTAGQSHYDGLIEGTPEGVGGIAVTRKQVRATRKAIDLIEEEVGREINFHSYVSGIAGPDIAVMFAEEGVNGAHQDPQYNVLYRNINMVRSFVDAAVAKNIMAWADMLQIDGAHNANATAMKGYKVMPELMVQHAINSKFSEIVGMKKENIALSTVPPTSAPAPCMRIDLPYAVALREIFKGYRMRAQMNTKYIESCTREATVGHTLNLMISKLTSADIQSTITPDEGRNVPWHYNNMHAINTAKQALIGMDGLMDMIELKKEGYLPEKSRELKERAVLFLEEIIEHGGYFKAVNDGFFVDSGEYPERNGDGIARKIEGGIAADSVYEREEDYFAPVCAHFGYNNVPSKYENACDAIDGCTLCKHEKIKYIDELDENDNVYNRLESVKEDGTIVPEVEWKKDGYVSVTLFIPEGELVSEAAAIEIGKNMNLRDVEVIHKQVMQEAEGTLVEIKGRVNFAIDKATLKIPEPKHVMDDDTIREFIKNHPVKVVAATVGEDEHSVGLRETIDIKHGGIEKYGIECEYLGTSCPVEKLVDAAIETKAQVVLASTIITHNDIHIKNMKKLNDVCVEKGVRDKLILICGGTQVTNEIATANGMDAGFGRGSHGNHVATFIVEELKRREK
- the orr gene encoding ornithine racemase Orr → MKREYPCVEVNLGKITHNTREIVKLCSTKGIHVVGVTKVFCAKKPVVKAMLNGGLEIVGDSRIENLKRLEEFKCRKLLLRIPMESHAAEVVKYSDISLNSEIETIKRLSKAAKRASKIHNVILMIDMGDLREGVLERDVIDLVKEIISLENIKLAGIGTNLTCYGGVIPDGNNLGKLVMIKKEIKDKIGYEIPIVSGGNSSSLYAVMNGTIPDGINQLRIGEAIVLGRETSFGKDVPGCYKDSFTLKGEIIEIKEKPSVPIGTIGMDAFGQTPHFEDRGIIKRAIVALGRQDIVSEGLTPLDKQVNILGASSDHLLLDITNSCNLYKVGDIVDFNMDYGCLLRAMTSPYVKKYYVD
- a CDS encoding GlmL-related ornithine degradation protein, whose translation is MQVDYIITEVGSTTTVATAFIIKSNEVKIVAQGKSYTTVMDGDVTIGLRKSIEDIENQIGEKLTYKKMLSTSSAAGGLKITVHGLVEDMTVKAAREAALGAGGNIKLVTAGKLRRSDIKKIREINPNLIMIAGGTDFGERDTALYNAEVLSKENLNKPFVYCGNKANIDDMEEIFRGQELYIVDNVYPRIDELNVEPARYVIQQAFENNIIKAPGMNKIKEMVNGTIMPTPGAVMESTKLLYELIGDVVVLDVGGATTDVHSVTEGSSEVLDILVSPEPKAKRTVEGDLGVYVNSENIINLLDTRDLKGLDKEYIKSNIRAIPETEEEINCSLILTKKAVEVAVNRHVGYLKRIYGDSKKVIAYGKDLSKVKYIVGTGGALTRLPEGRDILGSIRYTKEDLTMLPRGKARILLDNMYIMASAGVLSKEDKEAAVMLLKQSLGI